In Apteryx mantelli isolate bAptMan1 chromosome 33, bAptMan1.hap1, whole genome shotgun sequence, the DNA window CAGCGATGAATCTGTACCAGAACTCGAAGAACAAGACTCTACACAGGCCACGACACAGCAGGCACAGGTAGGGCAGTGGGCACAGGCCAGCCGTGCTCACCTCCCGCTCCTTAGGAGTGCAACTCCCCGAGCTCGGCAGTGGGTTTTGGTGGACATAGCGTGTGCAGGGAGATGTTCTTCCTCCTCAGAATCACCTGAGGGTCCCTCAGGCAGCCCCCATCTCAGGTAGCTCATGCCAGGGAATGTTGTTTGGAGAGCCCTCATGGAAAGGACATGCCTCTATTTTTCTTTGCCTCCCTGTTGGTCAGAGAACAGGTCCCTTTGGGCTCCCAGTGCCCAGCGGTGGCAGAAGCAGGATCCCCTCAGATGCTGTCCATCACCTCCTCAGAGCTGTCTAAGGTGCCTCTTGTTTTCTGTCCTTGCAgcttgcagcagcagctgaaatAGATGAAGAACCTGTTAGCAAAGCAAAACAGAGTCGGAGTGAAAAGAAAGCACGAAAGGTAAGATGGGACGGCAAAGGGACCAAATCTCTGTATAGCCAACAACCTGCCCATGGATGGGATGAGCTTTACTTCAGTGTGGCACAGTATCTCTGTGTGCTTGGGAGTTCATCCGATGAACCCTGCTCAGGATTGCGCCTCCTCGCGTCCTGCCTATAGCAGCAGGGCTTTCAGGAGCTGAGAAAGGCTGGTGTGACTTTCTGCCTTGGTCAGGCCCCCAGGCAAGGCGATGCCCCCCTTTCACGGGAAAAACCCTTGTGCCTGGAGTGGCTCGAGGTCATGCTACGGATCTGTGCCAGTGCTGGGAATAGAAAGTTCCCTCCCAGGCACTCAGTGCAGTGTCAGTCTAGAAGCCTTTGAATGCTTGTCTGCAGCAGTAAAACGCACATTTTCATTCACATGAGTGCATCAATTGTTGGACCCTGGTCTCCAGAGAGCAGATGAGCGTACGCGTCttgtgctgggctgggctgtctcactaacttttctttctctcactcttttttctcttttttttttaggcaatGTCTAAACTGGGCCTTCGCCAGGTCACAGGAGTAACCAGAGTCACCATTCGGAAATCTAAGAACATCCTCTTTGTCATCACAAAGCCAGACGTATACAAGAGTCCGGCGTCAGACACCTACATCGTCTTCGGCGAAGCGAAGGTGCGCTGACTCTACATCGTGCCTGGCAGCCATGTTAATCTGTATTCACAGCAGCGGGGTGGCAGCTCTGCGGTAGCAGGGTTCATCCTTGCCACCTGCGAACAGTGGCTGCAGCTGGCTGGGtccctgctgctgtgcctgcccCTAGAGAGGTGTGGGCAGGCCCCAGTCCTCGCTGACGGCTGGTTTCCCAGCTTGGTTGTGCAGCAGAGCTATTTAATGTGCTGGCACTGCAGCAGAGCGAGGAACACAGCTGTGACTGTCTGAGCCTGCGTGCTGACATCCCACTCTGCGTAGCACTGGCCTCACTTGTGCTTCTTCTCTCCCCCAGATCGAGGACCTGTCCCAGCAGGCCCAGCTGGCAGCTGCCGAAAAGTTCAAAGTGCAAGGAGAAGCTGTCTCAAACATCCAGGAAAACACACAGACCCCCACCGTGCAGGAGGAGAGCGAGGAAGAAGAGGTATGCCTTCCTCAGACTGTCCGCAGCGGGGCGGGACGCTTTGTTCAGAAACTGAACCAAAATGCAAAACCCGGCCCCTGAGCTGCAGGACTTCATTGTGTTAATGCGCATTCATGCTAAGCGGAGCGTGCTGCTCCGCGGGGTtctccctccccgcgccgcccgccgggcaGCCCTGGCCGGGCCGGGGGTTCCCAGGCTGTGTCCTACATGTGGTCAGTTGTCTGCTTGACCCGTCCACTGCTTCGGCCGTGGGCTGAGCAGAGGTGCCCTGGCTGGAGGTGCCCCAGAGAGCTCTGAAGAGCAGGAGCTGGATTTGCCCTCCACCAGGGCAGTTCCCTGCCAGGCTGCTGTGCTCTGCTTTTGCTGCATGGATCATAGTTTTGCTCCCCAAAGacccttcctcccctgcctgtTGCATTTGCTTTTACAGGGTTGCCGCATCAGCTCCTCTTTCTGCCTGAGCCCCCTTCCCTGCCACTCTGTGCCACATCTAGAGCTTTGCGTTATGACAcagagttttctttccttcttctgaaTGTTTGGCTTGATGAcaaaagggaagtgcagggtccttccCCTGGAGAAGCTGGTCCCAGTCGCTGTCAGAAGACTGTCTGCAGGGCTAGATAGTGCCCAGTCTTGCATCCCAGCTTCTGCCTTTGGCTTGACTTGGAGCTGCCCCAATCCAGACAATCCCATTTTTCTTCGCTGGGCACAGAACAGGCCGTGCGTTCAGCTGGAGACAATCCTGGTCTCTGTCTCCTTAGGTTGACGAAACCGGCGTTGAGGTGAAAGATATTGAGCTGGTCATGTCCCAGGCGAACGTGTCCCGAGCAAAGGCAGTCCGTGCCCTGAAGAACAACAGTAACGACATTGTAAATGCTATAATGGTGAGTGCCTGCCCGCAGTGGCATCTCCAGCCAGTCAAGTGAGCCTTGAGCCTGGGGAAGAGACAGAATGGTTTGAAATTAAACTTCCCTGTGGGGGAGACATGCGGTGCTTGTTTCTCTGCTGGTGGAGGAAGTAGGGAATGAATTTGGGGGTCATGTGGTGCAAACTGGAGGGAGTTTG includes these proteins:
- the NACA gene encoding nascent polypeptide-associated complex subunit alpha isoform X2: MPGEATETIPATEQELPQPQAETGSGTESDSDESVPELEEQDSTQATTQQAQLAAAAEIDEEPVSKAKQSRSEKKARKAMSKLGLRQVTGVTRVTIRKSKNILFVITKPDVYKSPASDTYIVFGEAKIEDLSQQAQLAAAEKFKVQGEAVSNIQENTQTPTVQEESEEEEVDETGVEVKDIELVMSQANVSRAKAVRALKNNSNDIVNAIMELTM